The genome window TATTGCAGGAATGTTATACGGTTATATAGCAGTATAATTAATATTTAAGATCTAATGGAAAAAGAATCAGAGCAATTTGAAAAGCTTACTAAGGAACTCTTTGAGTTACTGAGGAATGATCCGAAGATTGAAACTGTAGAGCAAAACGTTCTACTTGAAGGAATTGATGGACCAAGACAAATCGATGTTGTGATAAGAGGAAAAGTAGGCCCGATAGACATACTAACCGTCGTGGAATGCAAGGATAATAGTAGAAAAGTTAATATAGAGACGGTTGATGCGTTCCATTCAGTAGCGCTAGATGTAAAAGCGAATAAAGCAATCATCGTGTCAAGTAAAGGATTTTCTAAAAACGCTATTTCTAAAGCGAAAAGATTAGGAATAACCTTATGCACATTACATGATGTAAAGTATGATAAGTGGAAATTTCATCCCGGTATTCCGGTGACTATAGAAGAAATTGAACTTTTAGATCTTTCCGACTCGTATGAATTCATTGCCACGAGCACATCGCCTATTATTTATCCAGTCTTCTGTAATGGTATTCAAATTAGAGATTTGTTCTTTAACGAATGGAATAGTGGCAAAATATTAAAACTAGAACCTGATAAATTGCATTGTTGGGAACCAAATATTGATAAGCCGTATCGTATTCTTAATCAAGATGGAGAATACGTCCCTATAAATAGCCTTAATGTATCCTATAAGACAAAGAAAAATATCTATTTTGGATACGTTGGGCAATTAGATTATACTAAAGTCATTTTCTTCGTAGATCAAAAAGAAGGAAGAATGATTTTTGATGAGAACATAGGTTTTAATTACCGAGAGAAATTTATAAAATTAAATTCGAAAGAAAAGGTTCCTTTTAATGAAAAATTCTCGATAAAATTTTGTGTGAGAACTGCAGTTAAAAAAATATCTCAACCAAAATACAAAATAGAACCAACTATATCCTAACTCCGCGCCTCTTCAACGACCCATTCTTCGATGCGCCATATTGAGTTGTTTAGTGTTCGGTGTTTCGGAATTAAAAGATGATATCAATGAAATTAATCCTATACCAGCGGTTCGTTATAAAAGTTGGAGGAACTTTCGAAAGTTTCCTTTAGAGGTATTTATTTTACCATCAGCATCTTTATCGTTTTTATGATGGGGACATTACCATCTTGTGAACTTGCTGTGCATCTTGCAAAATAGATACCGCTTGCGAGACGATGGGCATCAAACGTGACAGTGTAATATCCTTCTTTCGTTACTCCATCGACCAATGTTGTTACTTCACGGCTGAGCATATCGTACACCCGTAGGGACACAATATATTGTGTCCCACCATTAGGAATTTGATATTCGATCGTCGTCGTCGGATTAAACGGATTAGGATAATTGGGAAATAAAGCTATGCAGGCAGGTATTTGATAAGCATCAGCCCTGACGCAAGTCTTTTTTCTTTCAATAGTAAAATTCCTTACCCATTCGTACATTTTCTGCCAGTTTTCCAGCAATGCTTCATGTCCGCCTGGAAAGGTCACAAAAGCAAGATTAGTATTTCCTGCAGTTTGCAGCAATTGATGCGCCGTTTGGTTGACACCTAACAACCCATCCTGAGTACCGCAAACGAAAAAAGCGGGAACATCTTTTAAGTTTTGTGCAGCGGCTGTTGTAAGATAATTATTGTTATTATACCACAATGCGCCGGCGTATATTCCCAGCGCTGCCCATGTGCCGGCGGATTTTTGTCCGATACCCCATGCTCCATAGCCCCCCATCGAATGTCCCGTCAAATATTTTCTTGTGGAATCCACTTTGATCAACTTCTCGACTGCCGTAATACTCTCCCAAACGTCGGTTTCGCCAATTCCCTCATACCAGATGTTCCCTCTTCCCCACGGAAACAAAGAGTAACCGTCTTCAAACGATTTTTCAACGATAAGATCGGGAGAGAGATATCTCGCCATATATTCAACCGGATTACTGTACGGATCGTACAGTCCATGCAGCGTTACATACAGCGGATAAGATTTTTCAGGATCCCAGTTTTGCGGCAAAAGGAGCCAGGCCAGCGAAACGACGCTGTCCGCTGGTGAAGTCCACGAAATGATGAATGGACGCTTTCGCTCTGTGTAGGATAAGAGCCTGCTTGCATTCGATAATATATTGGTATCAGAGAACGTGGTGTACATTTTCTTCACAAATGATATTTCATACTCCGATAATTCTTTTGCCTGAAGAACGTTGATCATGAAGCCGCAGTGCTGTTTAAAAAAAGGATTGTTGGAATTCAGAGCGAGATCATTCAATAATCTAATAAATTGTGATACAGTGTCTGTAGAAGCTGCAACCTGGCTGGCAACATTCTTCGCCGTTTGGTCTCGTGGCGTTCCGGATTTATATTGCCCATAGACGTTAAAGATCATTATAAGGGTAAGGAGGAATGTTTTCATCAATACTTTTCCTTGATATTCATTTCATAAGAGTCATTTTTTTTCTGTTCAAGAAATGTACCGATCTGAATTCTGTAAAGATAACGCCACTGCTCACGTTACCAATCCCATCAATGCTGATTGAAACAGCGAAGGTTTTGTGTCGAAACAAAATCGGATGGGATATCATTTAGTTCTGCAGAATTCATCTATCACTTCCATTGGTTCTCCCGTCAAAGTATCAACTACGCTCGTTCACTGAATGGTGATATTGAACTTTGAACCGTCTGGTTGCACTCTTCGCAGAAGTTTTTTCCTTTTACATCAACCTCTTCCGCAGAAGTGGAGGAATGCATAACGCACTCAGGATTGTGGCAATGAATGAGTCCGAAGGTATGGCCGAGTTCATGAATCGCTTCTTTCAACACTCGGATTTGCTCCAATTTTGGATTTGGATCCAATCCGTAAAGTTCTTCTCTCAATCTATACGTTGATAAGACGGCAATGCGCCCGTCTAATTGGGCTTCACCGAAGACATAGGTCAGTACCGGTACGAAAAGATCAACTGCTGTAATGCCGATGATTTTTCCAGAATGCTCTGGAACGTGATTGAGGAGTGTGGAGATTATAGAAGTGGAGTTAAACTGGTTGCGATAGGAATCAAACGCGAAGGATGGATCAAGATACCTCGATTCTTCAATGGAGACCGGTAGTTCAAATGCGTTGGAAAGCGGTGCGACGAGTGCCGTCAACTCCGCATGATCGACCGGACGAATCGGAACGATCAGAATAGAAGACATCACCTATGGTCTCTTTAGTCCGTACTTCGTAATTTTATTATAGAGTGTCACTCGGTCAATGTCAAGAATATCCGCCGAACGAGAGATGTTCCATCCGGTACGGTTGAGAATCATTTCCACTTGCGCCCGTTCGACAACGGCAAGTGAATCTGCTTGCAAGCCGTGCGCTTTGGATGCAAGTTGGAACGGTAATTCAGTGTGTTGGATTGCCGGCGGCACTGCAAGTACCATCGCACGCTCCATAACGTTCTCCAGCTCACGAACATTTCCAGGCCAGTCGTATTGTACCATAATATCCATCGCGTTTGCGCTTATTTCTGTAACGGCTTTGTGCATAATGGCAGCGTATTTGCTGCGAAAGTATTCGGCGAGCAAAGGAATATCCGCACGGCGTTCGCGCAAGGGTGGGATGGACACCGTGAAGACATTTAAGCGGTAATACAAATCTTCACGAAACGAACCATCTTTTACTGCAGCTTCAAGATCGCGGTTCGTGGCGCAAATAACACGAAAGTCGCTGGAAATAACTTCGCTGCCTCCAACACGTGTAAATTGTTTTGTCTCAATCACTCGCAGGAGCTGCACTTGCATTTTCTGACTTACATTACCAATCTCATCAAGGAATATCGTTCCACCATCTGCTAACTCAAATTTGCCTTTACGGCGATATTGCGCCCCTGTGAACGCGCCTTTTTCGTGGCCAAAGAGTTCGCTTTCCAACAGACTCTCCGTCACTGCACCGCAATTCACTGCAATAATTGGGAAGTACCGCCGGTCACTGTTCGCATGAATTGCCCGCGCAATAAGTTCTTTACCGGTTCCGCTTTCACCGCGCAGCATCACTGTCGTATCGGTCTTTGCAACGGTTTTCGCTAACTCAATAACCTTTTGGATCTGCTGACTTTCGCCAACGATGTCGGTAGCTTTGGCGATATCAGAAATCTGTTCGCGAAGCTGGACGTTCTCTTCAACTATTTTCTTTTGCTTGAGAGCATTCGCTACAATGTGTGAAAGGTGATCAGGATCGATTGGCTTCGTGACATAATCGAATGCACCTTCTTTGAGCGCCTGCACTGCGCTTTCAACTGACGCGAATGCGGTGATCATAATAATACCGGTGTTTTTATCGATCTCCTTCAACCGCTTTTGAAGATCGAGTCCGCTCATGCCCGGCATTTTAATATCGAGCAATGCTAAATCCCACGGACCTTCGCTCATCAATTTAAGCGCGTGATTAGCATCTTCTGCTGCCTCGACTCGGTACCCATCTTGACGGAACCACTTTGTGAGCGACTCGCGAACAATGAGTTCATCATCGACGATCAGTATGCTTTGCGGTGCAGATTTTTTTCCAGCCATAATCATAACCTCTTTAGAGATTTCAAATGTTAGTTTGCGCGGATTCCTTCAGCGCGGTTTGTCGTGGTAACGTGATTGTAAATGTTGTGCCAACGCCTGGTTTCGAATCCACAGTGATCGAACCGCTGTGTCGTTCGATGATACCATAAACGACAGACAGACCGAGGCCGGTTCCCTTACCATCTTTCTTTGTTGTGTAAAACGGCTCAAAGATGTGCGGCATCTCATCTTCTTGAATGCCGGTACCGGTATCGCTTACGGCGATTTGGACTGCATTCAAATATTCAATTTCGTTCACAGCGATGTGGAATGTCCCACCAGCAGGCATTGCCTCCACAGCATTGATCTCAAGTGCCAACAGTGCTTCTTCCAGCTGATGCGCATCACAATAGAGTATCACCGGTTTCTCTTCTATCTCGACTTCAGATAGTATATTGTTCATTTTCAAATGATGATCGATGAGCTTGAGACTTTGTCCGATGATGAAATGCAAATCAGAGTCTTTGAACTCTCCAACTTTCTCGCGCGAGAAGAGGAGAAGGTTTTTCACGATGTTGCCGCATCGTGCAGTTTCATCGGCGATAAGAGTAAGTTCGCTGATCATTTCTTGTGTGCCTTCTGTGGAAAGGATTCCGCGCTCTAATTTTTTTCGAAGCAGTTTGGCGTATGTCAGAATACCTTCAAGCGGATTATTGAGTTCGTGCGCGACTGTAGCAGCAAGCGTGCCGAGTGATACCATTTTCTCAATCTGTACCATGTGTTTTTGCGCTCGACGAAGTTCTTCTGTCTTTTCGGAGACACGCTGTTCCAGTGTTTGAGTCCAAGCGGTGAGTTCCTTCCGGGCACGTTTCAATTCTTGCGTCATCTGGTTGAAAGAAATTGCCAGATATCCGATTTCATCATTCGTCTGTACATCAATTTGATGGTCTAGATTTCCTTTGACGATTTCCTGTGTGCCGACAGCAAGCTTCTTCACCGGAATATTTACCATTCTCCAAATGAATATTGTTACGAATCCTGTCAGCACAACAAACAATGCAAGCGATCCATATATCTGTGTCCGTTCGAACTTCGCAATGTCCTGATCAACATCCTGCAGGGGGATCATGACATCTAAAATTCCTAATACAGTTTGAGAACTGCTGTGCGCATGGCAGTTGCTGGTTGCGCAGCCCGCATCATTGCGGATAGGAGTGATAATACCGATGACGCGGTACCCTTTTGGTGATTCGAAAATGCGCGTTAGCGTGGGATCATTCTTTGGGACAATGGGCTTTCCTGTACTGTGGCATCCGATACACGCCTCGGCGGTCATATCAACACTCTTACCGACTTCGGATTCTTGTGTTGAAAAGTTGACGATCCCCTTTTTATCGATAATGCGTATTCGTTCTATACGAGGCTCATTTCCAATGGTCTTAATGATTTCGTAAATATCTTCACGGCGATTGAGCAGCATACTGTAACGTGTTGATCGGCTGATGAGATCGCTGATGTTCGTAGCAGATTGTTGGGCAGCGGCTATATATTTACTTGACTGCCAATCCACAAGAAACATCGTGAATAGTGTTGTGCCTGCGGCTACTATAACAGCAACACCGAGAAAAAGCCGAAAGCCAAGTAAATGGAAAAATCGTCTCATTTTCAAAATCAAGTTGAAATAATATACAGTTTTATGGCAAGATTTGTGCCAATTAATTACAACCAGGAAGGGTTGACAAACTCAACAATCTGAATGGAAATATAGCTTAAAGTCTCAATAAAAAGAAAATTACTCTTATAAATTAGATAAATTGGTAAGGATTGGTATAACGACAATTAATAGAATTGAAAAAGGCCTGAAATGGTAGGTGCTTTGCTG of Ignavibacteriales bacterium contains these proteins:
- a CDS encoding restriction endonuclease → MEKESEQFEKLTKELFELLRNDPKIETVEQNVLLEGIDGPRQIDVVIRGKVGPIDILTVVECKDNSRKVNIETVDAFHSVALDVKANKAIIVSSKGFSKNAISKAKRLGITLCTLHDVKYDKWKFHPGIPVTIEEIELLDLSDSYEFIATSTSPIIYPVFCNGIQIRDLFFNEWNSGKILKLEPDKLHCWEPNIDKPYRILNQDGEYVPINSLNVSYKTKKNIYFGYVGQLDYTKVIFFVDQKEGRMIFDENIGFNYREKFIKLNSKEKVPFNEKFSIKFCVRTAVKKISQPKYKIEPTIS
- a CDS encoding ATP-binding protein, which encodes MRRFFHLLGFRLFLGVAVIVAAGTTLFTMFLVDWQSSKYIAAAQQSATNISDLISRSTRYSMLLNRREDIYEIIKTIGNEPRIERIRIIDKKGIVNFSTQESEVGKSVDMTAEACIGCHSTGKPIVPKNDPTLTRIFESPKGYRVIGIITPIRNDAGCATSNCHAHSSSQTVLGILDVMIPLQDVDQDIAKFERTQIYGSLALFVVLTGFVTIFIWRMVNIPVKKLAVGTQEIVKGNLDHQIDVQTNDEIGYLAISFNQMTQELKRARKELTAWTQTLEQRVSEKTEELRRAQKHMVQIEKMVSLGTLAATVAHELNNPLEGILTYAKLLRKKLERGILSTEGTQEMISELTLIADETARCGNIVKNLLLFSREKVGEFKDSDLHFIIGQSLKLIDHHLKMNNILSEVEIEEKPVILYCDAHQLEEALLALEINAVEAMPAGGTFHIAVNEIEYLNAVQIAVSDTGTGIQEDEMPHIFEPFYTTKKDGKGTGLGLSVVYGIIERHSGSITVDSKPGVGTTFTITLPRQTALKESAQTNI
- a CDS encoding T9SS type A sorting domain-containing protein, whose protein sequence is MKTFLLTLIMIFNVYGQYKSGTPRDQTAKNVASQVAASTDTVSQFIRLLNDLALNSNNPFFKQHCGFMINVLQAKELSEYEISFVKKMYTTFSDTNILSNASRLLSYTERKRPFIISWTSPADSVVSLAWLLLPQNWDPEKSYPLYVTLHGLYDPYSNPVEYMARYLSPDLIVEKSFEDGYSLFPWGRGNIWYEGIGETDVWESITAVEKLIKVDSTRKYLTGHSMGGYGAWGIGQKSAGTWAALGIYAGALWYNNNNYLTTAAAQNLKDVPAFFVCGTQDGLLGVNQTAHQLLQTAGNTNLAFVTFPGGHEALLENWQKMYEWVRNFTIERKKTCVRADAYQIPACIALFPNYPNPFNPTTTIEYQIPNGGTQYIVSLRVYDMLSREVTTLVDGVTKEGYYTVTFDAHRLASGIYFARCTASSQDGNVPIIKTIKMLMVK
- a CDS encoding archaemetzincin family Zn-dependent metalloprotease, producing the protein MSSILIVPIRPVDHAELTALVAPLSNAFELPVSIEESRYLDPSFAFDSYRNQFNSTSIISTLLNHVPEHSGKIIGITAVDLFVPVLTYVFGEAQLDGRIAVLSTYRLREELYGLDPNPKLEQIRVLKEAIHELGHTFGLIHCHNPECVMHSSTSAEEVDVKGKNFCEECNQTVQSSISPFSERA
- a CDS encoding sigma-54 dependent transcriptional regulator encodes the protein MAGKKSAPQSILIVDDELIVRESLTKWFRQDGYRVEAAEDANHALKLMSEGPWDLALLDIKMPGMSGLDLQKRLKEIDKNTGIIMITAFASVESAVQALKEGAFDYVTKPIDPDHLSHIVANALKQKKIVEENVQLREQISDIAKATDIVGESQQIQKVIELAKTVAKTDTTVMLRGESGTGKELIARAIHANSDRRYFPIIAVNCGAVTESLLESELFGHEKGAFTGAQYRRKGKFELADGGTIFLDEIGNVSQKMQVQLLRVIETKQFTRVGGSEVISSDFRVICATNRDLEAAVKDGSFREDLYYRLNVFTVSIPPLRERRADIPLLAEYFRSKYAAIMHKAVTEISANAMDIMVQYDWPGNVRELENVMERAMVLAVPPAIQHTELPFQLASKAHGLQADSLAVVERAQVEMILNRTGWNISRSADILDIDRVTLYNKITKYGLKRP